The Shinella zoogloeoides genome includes a region encoding these proteins:
- a CDS encoding ABC transporter permease subunit (The N-terminal region of this protein, as described by TIGR01726, is a three transmembrane segment that identifies a subfamily of ABC transporter permease subunits, which specificities that include histidine, arginine, glutamine, glutamate, L-cystine (sic), the opines (in Agrobacterium) octopine and nopaline, etc.) has protein sequence MTVHQANAAGAPADDDLLARRRRNRIRYDAIQFAVIAAAVVLVVLFGYAVKEGLARHGIKFSFSFLWDAAGFDISEGKTFVFDGSFWPGLTDFTSDRLIAQAFITGIFNTIKVGILAIILSTVLGTLLGVGRLSTNWVVRNLSFWCVEFVRNTPLLIQLVFWYFAVVLHFPPIAAAAKFYGVVISQQGLYFPAPAWQGGSSPLALGAAVLFWAAVLGLIFIRQKKARWMCAGAAVVLAGVMFATGVLGLDVPVTSKFQARGGTSMSPEMAALLLAIVFNSASYIAEIVRGAIDALPKGQWEAAASLSLTRRDTVNDIILPQVFRVVLPSFGNQYISLTKNTALGIAIGYPELFNIYGTIANQTGHSLEGIVIVMVSYLILSWAISAAVDFADRRMSKRGASR, from the coding sequence ATGACTGTGCACCAAGCGAACGCGGCCGGAGCTCCGGCCGACGACGATCTTCTGGCCCGCCGCCGGCGCAACCGGATCCGGTATGACGCCATCCAGTTCGCCGTCATCGCGGCTGCTGTCGTCCTGGTGGTTCTCTTCGGCTATGCCGTGAAGGAAGGGCTTGCCCGCCACGGCATCAAGTTCAGCTTCTCGTTCCTGTGGGACGCCGCCGGCTTCGACATCAGCGAAGGCAAGACCTTCGTCTTCGACGGCAGCTTCTGGCCGGGCCTGACGGACTTCACGTCGGATCGCCTGATCGCGCAGGCCTTCATTACGGGCATCTTCAATACGATCAAGGTGGGGATCCTCGCCATCATCCTCAGCACCGTGCTCGGCACGCTGCTCGGCGTCGGCCGGCTCTCGACCAACTGGGTGGTGCGCAACCTCTCCTTCTGGTGCGTGGAGTTCGTGCGCAACACGCCGCTGCTGATCCAGCTTGTCTTCTGGTATTTCGCCGTCGTCCTGCATTTCCCGCCGATTGCCGCGGCCGCCAAGTTCTACGGCGTCGTCATCAGCCAGCAGGGCCTCTATTTTCCCGCGCCCGCGTGGCAGGGCGGCTCCTCGCCGCTCGCCCTCGGCGCAGCCGTCCTCTTCTGGGCGGCCGTGCTCGGCCTGATCTTCATCCGGCAGAAGAAGGCGCGCTGGATGTGCGCCGGCGCGGCCGTCGTTCTTGCCGGCGTCATGTTCGCGACAGGCGTGCTGGGCCTCGACGTCCCGGTCACCTCGAAGTTCCAGGCGCGCGGCGGCACCAGCATGAGCCCGGAAATGGCCGCCCTGCTGCTCGCCATCGTCTTCAACAGCGCCTCCTACATCGCGGAGATCGTGCGCGGCGCCATTGACGCTCTGCCGAAAGGCCAGTGGGAGGCCGCCGCCTCGCTCAGCCTTACCCGCCGCGATACGGTCAACGATATCATCCTGCCGCAGGTCTTCCGCGTCGTGCTGCCGTCCTTCGGCAACCAGTATATCAGCCTGACGAAGAACACGGCGCTCGGTATCGCCATCGGCTATCCCGAACTCTTCAACATCTACGGCACCATCGCCAACCAGACCGGCCACAGCCTCGAAGGCATCGTGATCGTCATGGTGTCCTACCTGATCCTGAGCTGGGCCATCAGCGCCGCCGTCGACTTTGCCGACCGCCGCATGAGCAAACGCGGAGCCTCGCGATGA
- a CDS encoding transporter substrate-binding domain-containing protein, which yields MKLMKLLTAGVFAGLAFTAGQASASVLDTVKQRGTLNCGTDNTAPGFGYLNTTTGQLEGLDVDFCRAVAAAVLGDASKVKFVTVTDKSRFDAVLTNQVDVVFAHTTIKPARESSIAIDFLPINFYDGTGIMVKTDSGVKEFADLDGATFCTTQGSVTETVLTSAFKARGWEGSKVLTYENLEKLFAALNSGRCNAMSTDKSALAAWAGNSPKPADYLILPDTLDKSPFGGFVAANDSKWRNALRWVTYGLFQAEESEITQANLEEKLKSEDPFVQKFLGVGGGYGKDFGLSDDFVMQAIKAVGNYGEIYDRNLGPNTKMFLDRKGTPNAQWSQGGSIYSPLWN from the coding sequence ATGAAACTGATGAAGCTCCTCACGGCCGGCGTGTTTGCCGGTCTTGCCTTTACCGCAGGTCAGGCGTCGGCCTCCGTCCTCGATACCGTCAAGCAGCGCGGCACGCTGAACTGCGGCACCGACAACACGGCGCCCGGTTTCGGCTACCTGAACACCACGACCGGCCAGCTGGAAGGCCTCGACGTGGACTTCTGCCGCGCCGTCGCGGCAGCCGTTCTCGGCGACGCCTCGAAGGTCAAGTTCGTCACCGTCACGGACAAGAGCCGCTTCGACGCGGTGCTGACCAACCAGGTCGACGTCGTCTTCGCCCACACCACCATCAAGCCGGCGCGCGAATCCTCGATCGCCATCGACTTCCTGCCGATCAACTTCTACGATGGCACGGGCATCATGGTGAAGACGGATTCCGGCGTTAAGGAATTCGCCGATCTCGACGGCGCCACCTTCTGCACGACGCAGGGCTCCGTGACCGAGACGGTCCTCACCAGCGCCTTCAAGGCGCGCGGCTGGGAAGGCTCCAAGGTTCTCACCTACGAAAACCTCGAAAAGCTGTTCGCCGCCCTCAATTCCGGCCGCTGCAACGCGATGAGCACGGACAAGTCCGCACTCGCCGCCTGGGCCGGCAACTCGCCGAAGCCGGCCGATTACCTGATCCTGCCCGACACGCTCGACAAGTCGCCCTTCGGCGGTTTCGTCGCGGCGAACGATTCCAAGTGGCGCAACGCGCTGCGCTGGGTCACCTACGGCCTGTTCCAGGCTGAGGAGTCCGAGATCACCCAGGCCAATCTCGAAGAGAAGCTGAAGAGCGAAGATCCCTTCGTCCAGAAGTTCCTCGGCGTCGGCGGCGGTTACGGCAAGGACTTCGGCCTGTCCGACGACTTCGTCATGCAGGCGATCAAGGCCGTCGGCAATTACGGCGAGATCTACGACCGCAACCTCGGCCCGAACACCAAGATGTTCCTCGACCGCAAGGGCACGCCGAACGCCCAGTGGTCGCAGGGCGGCTCGATCTACTCGCCCCTCTGGAACTGA
- a CDS encoding LysR family transcriptional regulator, producing the protein MDLARLRALRELSIRKTMAAVAEALYVSPSAVSQQIALLEQEVGIDLIERRGRGVELTPAGKQLVERAERILIELESARADIAELKKVIAGELRVAAFPSVAAAVVAGAIHELHRLHPHLTVQFDEMEPAESLAALRSWQTDIAIIDDLNVPAGALDPNIETIPLMEDVFNVMVSQTHPLAEQPTVMLHQLRDERWALDTASSAYNRMITDACQDAGFTPNIIARCKGFEVTIALIREGYGISILPGLRASYDLEDVWVCKVEPEIRRKISLAFRKGEKRSPAVQAFIAEVNARIDSRRRLPTGKGEPKIGLGATPVEAAGG; encoded by the coding sequence ATGGACCTTGCCCGCCTGCGCGCGCTGCGCGAACTGTCGATCCGCAAGACCATGGCGGCCGTGGCCGAGGCGCTCTACGTCTCGCCATCCGCCGTCTCGCAGCAGATCGCGCTTCTGGAACAGGAGGTGGGGATCGACCTCATCGAGCGGCGCGGCCGTGGCGTCGAACTGACGCCGGCCGGCAAGCAGCTCGTCGAGCGGGCGGAGCGCATCCTCATCGAACTCGAATCGGCCCGCGCCGACATCGCCGAACTGAAGAAGGTGATTGCCGGCGAGCTGCGGGTGGCCGCCTTTCCCTCCGTCGCCGCGGCGGTGGTGGCGGGCGCCATCCATGAGCTGCACCGCCTCCATCCGCATCTGACGGTGCAGTTCGACGAGATGGAGCCGGCCGAAAGCCTCGCGGCGCTTCGAAGCTGGCAGACGGATATCGCCATCATCGACGACCTCAATGTCCCCGCCGGCGCGCTCGATCCCAATATCGAGACGATCCCGCTGATGGAGGACGTCTTCAACGTCATGGTCTCGCAGACCCATCCGCTCGCCGAGCAGCCGACGGTGATGCTGCACCAGCTTCGCGACGAGCGCTGGGCGCTCGATACGGCCTCCTCCGCCTATAATCGCATGATCACCGACGCCTGCCAGGATGCCGGTTTCACGCCCAACATCATCGCCCGCTGCAAGGGCTTCGAGGTGACGATCGCGCTGATCCGGGAGGGCTACGGCATCTCGATCCTGCCGGGCCTTCGCGCGAGCTACGATCTCGAGGACGTCTGGGTGTGCAAGGTGGAGCCGGAGATCCGCCGCAAGATCTCGCTTGCCTTCCGCAAGGGGGAAAAGCGCAGCCCCGCCGTGCAGGCCTTCATCGCCGAGGTGAATGCCCGGATCGATTCCCGCCGCCGCCTGCCGACCGGCAAGGGCGAGCCGAAGATCGGCCTTGGCGCAACGCCCGTGGAGGCCGCCGGCGGCTGA
- the glyA gene encoding serine hydroxymethyltransferase yields the protein MTEQTKAYFNTPIHERDPLVAQALDNERKRQQDQIELIASENIVSRAVLDALGHEMTNKTLEGYPGNRFHGGGQFVDVVEQAAIDRAKELFGCAYANVQPHSGTQANLAVFFLLLKPGDKVLSLDLAAGGHLSHGMKGNLSGRWFESHNYNVNPETEVIDYDELERIAEEVRPTLLITGGSAYPRELDFERMGKIAKKVGAWFLVDMAHIAGLVAGGQHPSPFPHADIVTCTTTKTLRGPRGGLILTNNEAWFKKLQAAVFPGVQGSLHSNVLAAKAVCLGEALRDDFKVYAAQVKANARALAETLIARGVRIVSGGTDTHIVLVDLSSKGLIGKQAEGLLARANITANKNPIPNDSPRPPEWVGMRLGVSAATTRGMKEDEFRTLGNIIADLIEAEAAGKADDVVPGAKAKVAELTAAFPVYAH from the coding sequence ATGACCGAACAGACGAAAGCCTATTTCAACACGCCCATCCACGAGCGCGACCCGCTCGTCGCACAGGCGCTCGACAACGAACGCAAGCGCCAGCAGGACCAGATCGAGCTCATCGCGTCCGAGAACATCGTCAGCCGCGCCGTGCTCGACGCCCTCGGCCACGAGATGACCAACAAGACGCTGGAAGGCTATCCGGGCAACCGCTTCCACGGCGGCGGCCAGTTCGTCGACGTCGTCGAGCAGGCGGCCATCGACCGCGCCAAGGAGCTCTTCGGCTGCGCCTATGCCAACGTGCAGCCCCATTCGGGCACGCAGGCGAACCTCGCCGTCTTCTTCCTGCTGCTGAAGCCGGGCGACAAGGTTCTCTCGCTCGACCTCGCCGCCGGCGGCCACCTTTCGCACGGCATGAAGGGCAACCTTTCGGGCCGCTGGTTCGAATCGCACAATTACAATGTGAATCCGGAAACCGAAGTCATCGACTATGACGAGCTGGAGCGCATCGCCGAGGAAGTCCGCCCGACGCTGCTCATCACCGGCGGCTCGGCCTATCCGCGCGAGCTCGATTTCGAGCGCATGGGCAAGATCGCCAAGAAGGTCGGCGCCTGGTTCCTCGTCGACATGGCGCATATCGCCGGCCTCGTGGCGGGCGGCCAGCATCCCTCGCCCTTCCCGCATGCTGACATCGTCACCTGCACGACCACCAAGACGCTGCGCGGCCCGCGCGGCGGCCTGATCCTCACCAACAACGAAGCCTGGTTCAAGAAGCTGCAGGCCGCCGTCTTCCCGGGCGTCCAGGGTTCGCTGCACAGCAACGTGCTCGCCGCCAAGGCCGTCTGCCTCGGCGAAGCGCTGCGCGACGACTTCAAGGTCTACGCCGCACAGGTCAAGGCAAACGCCCGCGCGCTCGCCGAAACCCTGATCGCCCGCGGCGTGCGCATCGTCTCCGGCGGCACGGATACCCACATCGTGCTGGTCGACCTGTCGAGCAAGGGCCTGATCGGCAAGCAGGCGGAAGGCCTTCTCGCCCGCGCCAACATCACCGCCAACAAGAACCCGATCCCGAACGACAGCCCGCGTCCGCCGGAATGGGTCGGCATGCGCCTTGGCGTTTCGGCGGCCACCACCCGCGGCATGAAGGAAGACGAGTTCCGCACGCTCGGCAACATCATCGCCGACCTCATCGAGGCGGAAGCCGCCGGCAAGGCCGATGACGTCGTTCCGGGTGCCAAGGCCAAGGTCGCGGAACTCACCGCCGCCTTCCCGGTCTACGCTCACTAA
- the folD gene encoding bifunctional methylenetetrahydrofolate dehydrogenase/methenyltetrahydrofolate cyclohydrolase FolD, which translates to MGMDRIAAGAIIDGKAFAAGLLEDVAAKVAKLKETTGAVPGLAVVLVGSDPASAVYVGSKHRQTVAAGMNSFKHELAADTTQDELMALIGRLNVDPAVHGILVQLPLPAHLDANAVIQGINPDKDVDGFHISNAGRLSTGQPALVPCTPLGCLMLLKDRLGGNLSGLHAVVIGKSNIVGKPMAQLLLSENCTVTIAHSRTKNTPELCRAADILVVAVGRPGLVRGDWIKPGAVVIDVGINRVEIDGKSRIVGDVAFEEARHAGAITPVPGGVGPMTIACLLSNTLTAFRRQHSVTID; encoded by the coding sequence ATGGGAATGGATAGAATTGCCGCCGGTGCGATCATCGACGGCAAGGCCTTCGCGGCCGGCCTCTTGGAAGACGTGGCGGCGAAGGTCGCCAAGCTGAAGGAAACGACCGGCGCCGTCCCCGGCCTTGCCGTGGTCCTCGTCGGCTCCGATCCCGCCAGCGCCGTCTATGTCGGCTCGAAGCACCGCCAGACGGTCGCCGCCGGCATGAATTCCTTCAAGCACGAGCTTGCGGCCGATACGACGCAGGACGAGCTGATGGCGCTGATCGGCCGGCTGAACGTCGATCCCGCCGTGCACGGCATCCTCGTGCAGCTTCCGCTGCCCGCCCATCTCGATGCGAATGCCGTCATCCAGGGCATCAATCCCGACAAGGATGTCGACGGCTTCCACATTTCCAATGCCGGCCGGCTTTCCACCGGCCAGCCGGCGCTGGTGCCCTGCACGCCGCTCGGCTGCCTGATGCTGCTGAAGGACCGTCTCGGCGGCAACCTCTCCGGCCTCCATGCCGTGGTGATCGGCAAGTCCAACATCGTCGGCAAGCCGATGGCGCAGCTCCTGCTTTCGGAAAACTGCACGGTGACCATCGCCCATTCGCGCACGAAGAACACGCCGGAACTCTGCCGCGCCGCCGATATCCTCGTCGTTGCCGTCGGCCGTCCGGGCCTCGTGCGCGGCGACTGGATCAAGCCGGGGGCCGTGGTCATCGACGTCGGCATCAACCGCGTGGAGATCGACGGCAAGTCGCGCATCGTCGGCGATGTCGCCTTCGAGGAAGCCCGCCATGCCGGCGCGATCACGCCGGTTCCGGGCGGCGTCGGCCCGATGACCATCGCGTGCCTCCTCTCCAATACGCTCACGGCCTTCCGCCGCCAGCATTCCGTCACCATCGACTGA
- the purU gene encoding formyltetrahydrofolate deformylase, which translates to MSALSNRYALRVACPSIRGVTAAIATYLSANGCNISDSAQFDDKSTGRYFMRVSFQSEEGRTLEELREGFAEIAATYEADAEFFDETTKRKVILMVSRFGHCLNDLLYRWRIGALPIDIVGVISNHFDYQKVVVNHDIPFHHIKVTKENKPEAEAEQMRIVEETGAELIVLARYMQVLSDEMCRKMSGRIINIHHSFLPSFKGANPYKQAFERGVKLIGATSHYVTADLDEGPIIEQDTVRVTHAQSADDYVSLGRDVESQVLARAIHAHIHGRVFMNGNRTIVFPPSPGSYASERMG; encoded by the coding sequence ATGTCCGCTCTTTCCAACCGCTATGCCCTGCGCGTCGCCTGCCCCTCCATCCGGGGCGTGACCGCCGCCATCGCGACCTACCTCTCCGCCAACGGCTGCAACATTTCCGACAGCGCCCAGTTCGACGACAAGAGCACGGGCCGCTATTTCATGCGCGTCAGCTTCCAGTCCGAGGAAGGCCGCACGCTGGAGGAGTTGCGCGAAGGCTTTGCCGAGATAGCCGCGACCTATGAGGCCGACGCCGAATTCTTCGACGAGACGACCAAGCGCAAGGTCATCCTCATGGTGTCGCGCTTCGGCCATTGCCTCAACGATCTGCTCTACCGCTGGCGCATCGGGGCGCTGCCCATCGACATCGTCGGCGTCATCTCCAACCATTTCGATTACCAGAAGGTCGTCGTGAACCACGATATCCCCTTCCACCACATCAAGGTGACGAAGGAAAACAAGCCGGAGGCCGAGGCCGAGCAGATGCGCATCGTCGAGGAGACGGGCGCCGAGCTGATCGTGCTCGCCCGCTACATGCAGGTGCTCTCCGACGAGATGTGCAGGAAGATGTCGGGCCGGATCATCAACATCCATCACTCATTCCTGCCCTCCTTCAAGGGTGCAAACCCCTACAAGCAGGCCTTCGAGCGCGGCGTGAAGCTGATCGGCGCGACATCGCACTATGTCACCGCCGACCTCGACGAAGGCCCGATCATCGAGCAGGACACCGTGCGCGTGACGCATGCCCAGAGCGCCGACGACTATGTCAGCCTCGGCCGCGACGTGGAGAGCCAGGTGCTCGCCCGAGCCATCCACGCCCATATCCACGGCCGCGTCTTCATGAACGGCAACAGGACCATCGTCTTCCCGCCCTCGCCCGGCTCCTACGCCTCCGAGCGCATGGGCTGA
- a CDS encoding RidA family protein, protein MIQEIHTTDAPGAVGPFSQAIKVGDLLFVSGQLPIVPATGEFNSDDAVEQAGQCLKNLAAIAAAAGTSLANTVKTTVLLTDLGKFADINAVYAGFFSKPYPARACYEVSALPKGAKVEIEAVIALA, encoded by the coding sequence ATGATCCAGGAAATCCATACCACCGACGCCCCGGGCGCCGTCGGCCCCTTCTCGCAGGCGATCAAGGTCGGCGACCTGCTCTTCGTCTCCGGCCAGCTGCCGATCGTCCCGGCGACGGGCGAGTTCAATTCCGACGATGCGGTCGAACAGGCCGGGCAGTGCCTGAAGAACCTCGCCGCAATCGCGGCCGCCGCCGGCACCAGCCTTGCCAATACCGTCAAGACCACCGTGCTCCTGACCGACCTCGGCAAGTTCGCCGACATCAACGCCGTCTATGCCGGCTTCTTCTCGAAACCCTATCCGGCGCGCGCCTGCTATGAAGTGAGCGCCCTTCCGAAAGGCGCGAAGGTCGAGATCGAGGCCGTCATCGCCCTTGCGTGA